In Necator americanus strain Aroian chromosome IV, whole genome shotgun sequence, the following proteins share a genomic window:
- a CDS encoding hypothetical protein (NECATOR_CHRIV.G14499.T1) translates to MAEVGDRVLIGGCGAVVRYVGNVEGHPGVWVGVEWDDPRRGKHDGLVNGVRYFTTSTPKGGSLVKIQNVGTGVDLLTAILKRYADDIDENVFVVSTKAVELVGMQSTSMKQSNVYRLCHIVLEGCCVAKPPPRTCAPFKICVSLNLFNNLLRRWDDVHEILKYFPALKELDLRKNHMEQAEAGPPWQDVDHLRDLIVSGCELTSESAFNILHFLPRLQNIFAVANRFTSFRIPNLAENITSLDIGSNPIRCFSNISGNLNRLEKLSVADCNMEKIVLRDDQFPNLCILNIKDNLISEWSSINQLQKIPKLSVLYMDCENLNCVSGIDVHEVVIAKLSGLIDLNRFQVSSVERQSAEVRFLDKYFTVEEDLKNDHVGDIERLKKIHGTGAAATKSRGLDVLAMSICYEGKTVKRRLPLAITVQKLTEMVGRVFSVNEVNLKLKLDKGEYQVELDNPMRPLDFYSPEPDDVIRLVPA, encoded by the exons ATGGCTGAGGTTGGTGATCGAGTTCTGATTGGTGGATGCGGGGCCGTCGTTCGATATGTTGGAAATGTAGAAGGACATCCTGGTGTTTGGGTTGGTGTGGAATGGGACGATCCGCGTCGGGGAAAACACGATGGGCTTGTGAATGGCGTGCGGTATTTCACTACGAG CACTCCGAAAGGAGGATCTCTGGTAAAAATCCAGAACGTTGGCACTGGAGTAGATCTACTAACAGCCATTCTAAAGCGGTATGCAGACGACATCgatgaaaatgtttttgttgttagcACTAAGGCGGTGGAGTTAGTTGGAATGCAGTCCACTTCTATGAAGCAGAG CAATGTCTATCGGTTATGTCACATCGTTTTGGAAGGCTGTTGTGTGGCGAAGCCACCCCCTCGAACCTGCGCTCCGTTCAAAATATGTGTTTCACTAAATCTGTTCAACAATCTTCTTCGACGTTGGGATGATGTTCATGAgattctgaaatattttccagCTTTAAAAGAACTAGATTTGAG GAAAAATCATATGGAGCAAGCAGAAGCAGGACCTCCATGGCAAGATGTTGATCATTTGCGTGATCTAATCGTCAGCGGTTGCGAATTGACGTCGGAATCG GCGTTcaacattcttcattttctgccaAGGTTGCAAAACATTTTCGCCGTTGCGAATCGGTTCACAAGCTTCCGTATACCCAATTTGGCGGAGAATATCACAAGTCTTGACATTGGAAGTAATCCCATCCGATGCTTCTctaatatttctggaaatctcAACAG GCTAGAAAAACTGAGTGTTGCTGATTGTAACATGGAGAAGATCGTGCTTAGAGATGATCAATTCCCCAATCTTTGTATTCTGAACATTAAAGACAACTTGATTTCAGAA TGGAGTTCTATTaatcaacttcaaaaaataccGAAACTTTCTGTTCTTTACATGGATTGCGAAAATCTAAATTGCGTTTCTGGTATTGACGTGCATGAG GTAGTTATCGCCAAATTATCTGGCTTGATTGACTTGAATCGCTTCCAAGTGAGCTCTGTTGAGCGGCAGTCAGCGGAAGTGAGATTTCTGGATAAGTATTTCACTGTTGAAGAAGATCTGAAGAATGATCATGTGGGGGATATCGAAAGACTAAAGAAG ATCCACGGAACAGGTGCTGCCGCTACCAAAAGTCGTGGATTAGATGTCTTAGCAATGTCGATTTGTTATGAGGGGAAAACTGTAAAAAGACGTCTGCCGTTAGCAATCACAGTCCAAAAACTGACAGAAATG GTTGGGAGAGTGTTCTCAGtaaatgaagtgaacttgAAGTTGAAGCTTGACAAGGGAGAGTATCAGGTGGAACTGGACAATCCCATGAGGCCACTTGATTTCTATTCACCAGAGCCTGATGATGTTATTCGTTTGGTACCTGCTTAA
- a CDS encoding hypothetical protein (NECATOR_CHRIV.G14497.T2): MVGGVDPPYERFEDEVPSSDPKQSYHDGTNPTSTGDEITAHITPPAESSYLLFFQVVFPFSIAGMGMVFAGVVLDIVQHWKLFKEVPEIFILVPALLGLKGNLEMTLASRLSTLANLGHLDSSTQRREVVLSNLALIQVQATVIAFLASAFAMALAWIPRGQLDWSHAALLCASSLATACCASLILSVLMAFVVIFSRKYNINPDNVATPIAASLGDLTTLAVLSMFGSVFLDAHLTESWLNVTIIIVLLLIAPIWIRLALRDDGAKEVLTEGWSPIIFSMLMSSGGGFILENAVRQYPNVAIFQPVINGVGGNLAAVQASRLSTYFHQSATLGELPDGWTFQRFHSFRRAFFSKDTDSRSARVLLFLVVPGHIAFNWFIRVFHFGSIIPPHGALFTSLYLIAALTQVVILLYICQYMVAVMWTWRINPDNAAIPYLTALGDVKTLKPQ, encoded by the exons ATGGTCGGGGGAGTGGATCCTCCGTACGAACGCTTTGAGGATGAGGTGCCAAGCTCCGA TCCCAAACAATCATATCATGACGGCACTAATCCCACGAGTACAGGTGATGAAATAACGGCTCACATTACTCCTCCTGCTGAATCCAGctatctcttattttttcag GTAGTGTTCCCGTTCTCGATCGCTGGCATGGGAATGGTCTTTGCTGGAGTTGTACTTGATATTGTGCAACACTGGAAATTGTTTAAAGAAGTTCCTGAAATATTCATCCTTGTACCAGCACTTTTGGGCCTTAAAGGAAACTTGGAAATGACTTTGGCTAGTAGACTTTCTACATTG GCTAACTTGGGCCACTTAGACAGCTCAACTCAGCGACGTGAAGTGGTTTTGTCGAATTTAGCGCTAATACAAGTGCAAGCAACTGTTATTGCTTTCCTTGCATCGGCATTCGCGATGGCTTTGGCTTGGATTCCACGTGGACAG ctAGACTGGTCCCACGCTGCCCTGCTTTGTGCATCTTCATTGGCGACGGCGTGTTGTGCATCACTAATACTCAGTGTGCTTATGGCCTTCGTCGTAATTTTCTCCAggaaatataatattaatccCGATAACGTGGCCACCCCCATCGCTGCATCCTTag GTGATCTTACTACACTAGCGGTTTTATCCATGTTCGGAAGTGTATTTCTTGACGCTCATCTCACAGAATCATGGTTAAATGTTACGATTATAATTGTTCTTCTACTAATTGCACCCATATGGATCCGACTGGCACTTCGCGATGATGGAGCGAAAGAG GTTCTTACCGAAGGTTGGTCTCCTATTATCTTCTCTATGTTAATGAGCAGTGGAGGTGGCTTTATCTTGGAAAACGCCGTTCGACAATATCCAAATGTGGCAATATTTCAACCTGTGATTAATG GAGTCGGTGGAAATCTAGCCGCTGTGCAGGCTAGCCGACTTTCGACGTATTTCCACCAAAGTGCTACACTAGGAGAGCTGCCTGATGGATGGACCTTCCAACGTTTCCATAGTTTCAGACGAGCTTTCTTCAGCAAAG ATACCGATTCGCGGTCCGCTCGTGTTCTACTTTTCCTCGTTGTCCCTGGACACATAGCATTCAATTGGTTCATACGTGTTTTTCACTTTGGGTCAATCATTCCTCCTCACGGTGCTTTATTCACCAGTCTATACCTCATTGCGGCTTTAACACAG GTCGTGATACTATTGTACATCTGTCAATATATGGTTGCGGTGATGTGGACGTGGCGAATCAACCCAGACAATGCTGCTATCCCTTACCTGACAGCGCTAGGAGATGT TAAAACATTGAAGCCACAATAG
- a CDS encoding hypothetical protein (NECATOR_CHRIV.G14499.T2): MSSQSIVKPTPKHVYIHLIRCGVRLSAKNRTVCSAIMMMHRLLEREIGSIVCNYTLATTCLVLATKSEEDRDIGVRDAINASHRILHPDGDPAKLDDYMYEVRKGISELTFVVIRELNFDLSFGHPFDLLAAYIDILRSWMPNEFLQHPIADSCSTMLRDCYSNPDFVLSHSSSSLAIAVISLVLKGIDIDVPYSRDWYEVLHKSMTEQRLRKIEGEIVRDVYGLELRNE, translated from the exons ATGTCTTCCCAATCTATTGTTAAACCAACGCCGAAACACGTCTACATACACCTTATTCGCTGTG GTGTTCGACTTTCTGCTAAGAACAGAACTGTTTGTTCCGCTATTATGATGATGCATCGACTTCTAGAAAGGGAGATTGGTTCAATTGTCTGCAATTAC ACACTTGCCACAACATGTCTTGTACTGGCAACGAAGTCGGAAGAAGACCGCGATATAGGCGTTCGGGATGCCATCAATGCGAGCCATCG CATCCTGCATCCGGATGGTGATCCAGCAAAACTGGATGACTACATGTACGAAGTGAGAAAAGGAATATCAGAGCTCACATTTGTAGTTATTCGTGAACTAAATTTTGACCTCAGTTTTGGCCACCCCTTCGAT TTACTCGCTGCATATATAGATATACTACGGTCTTGGATGCCAAACGAGTTCTTACAACATCCTATTGCTGATTCTTGTAGCACAATGCTACGAGATTGCTATTCCAACCCAGATTTTGTGTTGTcacattcttcttcatctctcGCCATAGCTGTAATCTCCCTTGTTCTAAAAGGAATTGACATTGATGTCCCCTATAGTCGTGACTGGTACGAAGTACTTCACAAATCGATGACAGAACAAAGACTTCGGAAAATTGAAGGTGAAATCGTTCGAGATGTGTATGGATTAGAGCTACGCAATGAGTAA
- a CDS encoding hypothetical protein (NECATOR_CHRIV.G14496.T1), which produces MNIRCARPEDLINTQHANLMCLPENYQMKYYFYHALTWPQLSYVAEDHKGNVVGYVLAKMEEDPDEEPHGHITSLAVKRSYRRLGLAQKLMDQTARAMIETFNARYVSLHVRVSNRAALNLYQNTLKFTASEVEPKYYADGEDAYAMKRCLVQFATENNIEPADRESFFAVKSNEDKKKNRQ; this is translated from the exons ATGAATATCCGGTGCGCACGGCCTGAGGATCTCATAAACACTCAGCATGCCAACCTTATGTGTCTCCCCGAAAACTACCAGATGAAGTACTACTTTTATCACGCGTTGACCTGGCCGCAGTTGTCTTACGTGGCAGAAGATCATAAG GGTAATGTCGTCGGATACGTCTTAGCGAAAATGGAAGAGGATCCTGACGAAGAGCCACATGGTCATATCACATCACTTGCTGTGAAGCGGTCCTACAGGAGGTTAG GTCTAGCTCAGAAACTTATGGATCAAACGGCACGTGCTATGATCGAGACTTTCAATGCTCGTTATGTTTCCCTTCATGTTCGCGTCAGCAATAGGGCAGCACTAAATCTTTATCAGAACACACTCAAGTTCACTGCCAGCGAGGTAGAACCCAA GTACTATGCTGATGGAGAAGATGCGTATGCCATGAAACGGTGCCTAGTTCAATTTGCGACCGAGAACAATATTGAACCAGCTGACAGAGAGTCATTTTTCGCGGTGAAGTCGAACgaagataaaaagaagaacaggCAGTGA
- a CDS encoding hypothetical protein (NECATOR_CHRIV.G14499.T3) — protein sequence MGRSASGKTRWACEWRAVFHYEHSERRISDDIDENVFVVSTKAVELVGMQSTSMKQSNVYRLCHIVLEGCCVAKPPPRTCAPFKICVSLNLFNNLLRRWDDVHEILKYFPALKELDLRKNHMEQAEAGPPWQDVDHLRDLIVSGCELTSESAFNILHFLPRLQNIFAVANRFTSFRIPNLAENITSLDIGSNPIRCFSNISGNLNRLEKLSVADCNMEKIVLRDDQFPNLCILNIKDNLISEWSSINQLQKIPKLSVLYMDCENLNCVSGIDVHEVVIAKLSGLIDLNRFQVSSVERQSAEVRFLDKYFTVEEDLKNDHVGDIERLKKIHGTGAAATKSRGLDVLAMSICYEGKTVKRRLPLAITVQKLTEMVGRVFSVNEVNLKLKLDKGEYQVELDNPMRPLDFYSPEPDDVIPQASAEQELSCESYQAALKSDTAPRPSVELSCIWSVLKAMSSQSIVKPTPKHVYIHLIRCGVRLSAKNRTVCSAIMMMHRLLEREIGSIVCNYTLATTCLVLATKSEEDRDIGVRDAINASHRILHPDGDPAKLDDYMYEVRKGISELTFVVIRELNFDLSFGHPFDLLAAYIDILRSWMPNEFLQHPIADSCSTMLRDCYSNPDFVLSHSSSSLAIAVISLVLKGIDIDVPYSRDWYEVLHKSMTEQRLRKIEGEIVRDVYGLELRNE from the exons ATGGGACGATCCGCGTCGGGGAAAACACGATGGGCTTGTGAATGGCGTGCGGTATTTCACTACGAG CACTCCGAAAGGAGGATCTCTG ACGACATCgatgaaaatgtttttgttgttagcACTAAGGCGGTGGAGTTAGTTGGAATGCAGTCCACTTCTATGAAGCAGAG CAATGTCTATCGGTTATGTCACATCGTTTTGGAAGGCTGTTGTGTGGCGAAGCCACCCCCTCGAACCTGCGCTCCGTTCAAAATATGTGTTTCACTAAATCTGTTCAACAATCTTCTTCGACGTTGGGATGATGTTCATGAgattctgaaatattttccagCTTTAAAAGAACTAGATTTGAG GAAAAATCATATGGAGCAAGCAGAAGCAGGACCTCCATGGCAAGATGTTGATCATTTGCGTGATCTAATCGTCAGCGGTTGCGAATTGACGTCGGAATCG GCGTTcaacattcttcattttctgccaAGGTTGCAAAACATTTTCGCCGTTGCGAATCGGTTCACAAGCTTCCGTATACCCAATTTGGCGGAGAATATCACAAGTCTTGACATTGGAAGTAATCCCATCCGATGCTTCTctaatatttctggaaatctcAACAG GCTAGAAAAACTGAGTGTTGCTGATTGTAACATGGAGAAGATCGTGCTTAGAGATGATCAATTCCCCAATCTTTGTATTCTGAACATTAAAGACAACTTGATTTCAGAA TGGAGTTCTATTaatcaacttcaaaaaataccGAAACTTTCTGTTCTTTACATGGATTGCGAAAATCTAAATTGCGTTTCTGGTATTGACGTGCATGAG GTAGTTATCGCCAAATTATCTGGCTTGATTGACTTGAATCGCTTCCAAGTGAGCTCTGTTGAGCGGCAGTCAGCGGAAGTGAGATTTCTGGATAAGTATTTCACTGTTGAAGAAGATCTGAAGAATGATCATGTGGGGGATATCGAAAGACTAAAGAAG ATCCACGGAACAGGTGCTGCCGCTACCAAAAGTCGTGGATTAGATGTCTTAGCAATGTCGATTTGTTATGAGGGGAAAACTGTAAAAAGACGTCTGCCGTTAGCAATCACAGTCCAAAAACTGACAGAAATG GTTGGGAGAGTGTTCTCAGtaaatgaagtgaacttgAAGTTGAAGCTTGACAAGGGAGAGTATCAGGTGGAACTGGACAATCCCATGAGGCCACTTGATTTCTATTCACCAGAGCCTGATGATGTTATTC CCCAAGCATCTGCAGAACAGGAGCTGTCATGTGAATCGTACCAGGCCGCACTGAAATCGGATACAGCACCAAGACCTAGTGTAGAACTTTCCTGCATCTGGTCTGTTTTGAA AGCCATGTCTTCCCAATCTATTGTTAAACCAACGCCGAAACACGTCTACATACACCTTATTCGCTGTG GTGTTCGACTTTCTGCTAAGAACAGAACTGTTTGTTCCGCTATTATGATGATGCATCGACTTCTAGAAAGGGAGATTGGTTCAATTGTCTGCAATTAC ACACTTGCCACAACATGTCTTGTACTGGCAACGAAGTCGGAAGAAGACCGCGATATAGGCGTTCGGGATGCCATCAATGCGAGCCATCG CATCCTGCATCCGGATGGTGATCCAGCAAAACTGGATGACTACATGTACGAAGTGAGAAAAGGAATATCAGAGCTCACATTTGTAGTTATTCGTGAACTAAATTTTGACCTCAGTTTTGGCCACCCCTTCGAT TTACTCGCTGCATATATAGATATACTACGGTCTTGGATGCCAAACGAGTTCTTACAACATCCTATTGCTGATTCTTGTAGCACAATGCTACGAGATTGCTATTCCAACCCAGATTTTGTGTTGTcacattcttcttcatctctcGCCATAGCTGTAATCTCCCTTGTTCTAAAAGGAATTGACATTGATGTCCCCTATAGTCGTGACTGGTACGAAGTACTTCACAAATCGATGACAGAACAAAGACTTCGGAAAATTGAAGGTGAAATCGTTCGAGATGTGTATGGATTAGAGCTACGCAATGAGTAA
- a CDS encoding hypothetical protein (NECATOR_CHRIV.G14497.T1) has protein sequence MVGGVDPPYERFEDEVPSSDPKQSYHDGTNPTSTGDEITAHITPPAESSYLLFFQVVFPFSIAGMGMVFAGVVLDIVQHWKLFKEVPEIFILVPALLGLKGNLEMTLASRLSTLANLGHLDSSTQRREVVLSNLALIQVQATVIAFLASAFAMALAWIPRGQLDWSHAALLCASSLATACCASLILSVLMAFVVIFSRKYNINPDNVATPIAASLGDLTTLAVLSMFGSVFLDAHLTESWLNVTIIIVLLLIAPIWIRLALRDDGAKEVLTEGWSPIIFSMLMSSGGGFILENAVRQYPNVAIFQPVINGVGGNLAAVQASRLSTYFHQSATLGELPDGWTFQRFHSFRRAFFSKDTDSRSARVLLFLVVPGHIAFNWFIRVFHFGSIIPPHGALFTSLYLIAALTQVVILLYICQYMVAVMWTWRINPDNAAIPYLTALGDVLGTLLLFLLFLFLDKIDSKEILVN, from the exons ATGGTCGGGGGAGTGGATCCTCCGTACGAACGCTTTGAGGATGAGGTGCCAAGCTCCGA TCCCAAACAATCATATCATGACGGCACTAATCCCACGAGTACAGGTGATGAAATAACGGCTCACATTACTCCTCCTGCTGAATCCAGctatctcttattttttcag GTAGTGTTCCCGTTCTCGATCGCTGGCATGGGAATGGTCTTTGCTGGAGTTGTACTTGATATTGTGCAACACTGGAAATTGTTTAAAGAAGTTCCTGAAATATTCATCCTTGTACCAGCACTTTTGGGCCTTAAAGGAAACTTGGAAATGACTTTGGCTAGTAGACTTTCTACATTG GCTAACTTGGGCCACTTAGACAGCTCAACTCAGCGACGTGAAGTGGTTTTGTCGAATTTAGCGCTAATACAAGTGCAAGCAACTGTTATTGCTTTCCTTGCATCGGCATTCGCGATGGCTTTGGCTTGGATTCCACGTGGACAG ctAGACTGGTCCCACGCTGCCCTGCTTTGTGCATCTTCATTGGCGACGGCGTGTTGTGCATCACTAATACTCAGTGTGCTTATGGCCTTCGTCGTAATTTTCTCCAggaaatataatattaatccCGATAACGTGGCCACCCCCATCGCTGCATCCTTag GTGATCTTACTACACTAGCGGTTTTATCCATGTTCGGAAGTGTATTTCTTGACGCTCATCTCACAGAATCATGGTTAAATGTTACGATTATAATTGTTCTTCTACTAATTGCACCCATATGGATCCGACTGGCACTTCGCGATGATGGAGCGAAAGAG GTTCTTACCGAAGGTTGGTCTCCTATTATCTTCTCTATGTTAATGAGCAGTGGAGGTGGCTTTATCTTGGAAAACGCCGTTCGACAATATCCAAATGTGGCAATATTTCAACCTGTGATTAATG GAGTCGGTGGAAATCTAGCCGCTGTGCAGGCTAGCCGACTTTCGACGTATTTCCACCAAAGTGCTACACTAGGAGAGCTGCCTGATGGATGGACCTTCCAACGTTTCCATAGTTTCAGACGAGCTTTCTTCAGCAAAG ATACCGATTCGCGGTCCGCTCGTGTTCTACTTTTCCTCGTTGTCCCTGGACACATAGCATTCAATTGGTTCATACGTGTTTTTCACTTTGGGTCAATCATTCCTCCTCACGGTGCTTTATTCACCAGTCTATACCTCATTGCGGCTTTAACACAG GTCGTGATACTATTGTACATCTGTCAATATATGGTTGCGGTGATGTGGACGTGGCGAATCAACCCAGACAATGCTGCTATCCCTTACCTGACAGCGCTAGGAGATGTGTTGGGCACTCTACTTctatttctgttgtttttgttccttgaTAAAATCGATTCTAAGGAAATATTAGTTAACTGA
- a CDS encoding hypothetical protein (NECATOR_CHRIV.G14498.T1) — protein sequence MFRVFWHIGFISGVIELERHQAQCSYVNGSARSDVVEVASGIEVGPSRTAMKSGDSKAPSILIASAPLSAVYPTGLGLMS from the coding sequence ATGTTCCGTGTATTTTGGCATATTGGATTTATTAGTGGTGTAATCGAGTTAGAAAGACAtcaagctcagtgcagttacgtaaacgGATCCGCTCGAAGCGACGTAGTGGAGGTAGCGTCTgggatcgaagtgggaccatcacgaactgcaaTGAAGAGTGGTGATAGCAAGGctccctcgatcctaatcGCCAGCGCACCGCTTAGCGCTGTTTACCCAACTGGACTGGGTTTGATGTCGTAG
- a CDS encoding hypothetical protein (NECATOR_CHRIV.G14496.T2), with product MTALYTCRHVCSNRGWGCGLSNIGAQIKFSMNIRCARPEDLINTQHANLMCLPENYQMKYYFYHALTWPQLSYVAEDHKGNVVGYVLAKMEEDPDEEPHGHITSLAVKRSYRRLGLAQKLMDQTARAMIETFNARYVSLHVRVSNRAALNLYQNTLKFTASEVEPKYYADGEDAYAMKRCLVQFATENNIEPADRESFFAVKSNEDKKKNRQ from the exons ATGACTGCGCTATATACTTGTCGTCACGTGTGTTCCAATCGCGGATGGGGCTGCGGACTCTCAAACATCGGTGCTCAGATAAA GTTTTCCATGAATATCCGGTGCGCACGGCCTGAGGATCTCATAAACACTCAGCATGCCAACCTTATGTGTCTCCCCGAAAACTACCAGATGAAGTACTACTTTTATCACGCGTTGACCTGGCCGCAGTTGTCTTACGTGGCAGAAGATCATAAG GGTAATGTCGTCGGATACGTCTTAGCGAAAATGGAAGAGGATCCTGACGAAGAGCCACATGGTCATATCACATCACTTGCTGTGAAGCGGTCCTACAGGAGGTTAG GTCTAGCTCAGAAACTTATGGATCAAACGGCACGTGCTATGATCGAGACTTTCAATGCTCGTTATGTTTCCCTTCATGTTCGCGTCAGCAATAGGGCAGCACTAAATCTTTATCAGAACACACTCAAGTTCACTGCCAGCGAGGTAGAACCCAA GTACTATGCTGATGGAGAAGATGCGTATGCCATGAAACGGTGCCTAGTTCAATTTGCGACCGAGAACAATATTGAACCAGCTGACAGAGAGTCATTTTTCGCGGTGAAGTCGAACgaagataaaaagaagaacaggCAGTGA